The following proteins come from a genomic window of Aquimarina sp. MAR_2010_214:
- a CDS encoding outer membrane beta-barrel protein encodes MKDKKNIDRLFQEKFKDFEVIPDEIVWEKIKARQNKNKKRVFLIPFWYRVAGVAALITLIFGISFLPLNNNVQQQNNTITDSDTQHIIEQKKTAPDKKTNPPKENVIVTSEEKETNPVDQKTKSTNPDQDNDAGQHNYFEPSVTKENAVAKTLKQVPSQPKNGSELDPASHSGTKNRIVNHTTTNNSRTAQTPFKQKEDPIITQENTIEKTTIANQQNKKSTPEKEHPLFTTPKEKDNTNTQGLAEKSNDNDIKNKIPEEDVENLDDNGKKSIFDVINKEEEEEIAEESTSTKKWNVAPNVAPVYYSSIGNGSSIDSQFADNNKNGQVNMSYGVHVSYAINKRFSVRSGVNKVDLSYNTEGVGFSPSAVGQNLENVNYNSTAGAILISDIGNVRNTDIGAEFSDINRNAINQKQNAGLLNQSIAYLEVPLEMKYALVDKKIGVNMIGGISTLFLQDNEISIEAGDFETPIGEASNLNDVSFSGNIGLGVDYKISDQFEINLEPIFKYQFNAFNDNANNFKPYYFGVYTGVSIKF; translated from the coding sequence ATGAAAGATAAAAAAAATATAGATCGTTTATTTCAGGAAAAATTCAAGGATTTTGAAGTCATTCCTGATGAAATAGTATGGGAAAAAATAAAAGCACGTCAAAATAAAAACAAAAAAAGAGTTTTTTTGATTCCATTTTGGTACAGAGTTGCAGGTGTTGCAGCATTAATTACACTTATATTCGGTATATCTTTTTTACCACTAAATAATAACGTTCAACAACAAAATAATACAATCACTGATTCTGATACTCAACATATAATTGAACAGAAGAAAACAGCACCTGATAAAAAGACTAACCCTCCTAAAGAAAATGTCATAGTAACTTCAGAAGAAAAAGAAACTAACCCTGTTGACCAAAAAACAAAAAGCACTAATCCAGATCAAGACAATGATGCTGGTCAACATAACTATTTTGAGCCTTCTGTTACAAAAGAAAATGCTGTTGCTAAGACCCTGAAACAGGTACCATCACAACCTAAAAATGGTAGTGAATTAGACCCTGCCTCCCATTCTGGAACTAAAAATCGAATCGTAAATCATACCACAACAAATAATAGCAGAACAGCACAAACTCCTTTTAAGCAAAAAGAGGATCCTATTATTACTCAAGAAAACACAATTGAGAAAACTACTATTGCTAATCAACAGAATAAAAAATCTACTCCAGAAAAAGAACATCCTCTTTTTACAACACCTAAGGAGAAAGATAATACGAATACTCAAGGCTTAGCAGAAAAGAGTAATGATAACGATATAAAGAACAAAATTCCTGAAGAAGATGTTGAAAACCTAGATGATAATGGTAAGAAATCCATTTTTGACGTTATAAACAAAGAAGAGGAAGAAGAAATAGCTGAAGAATCCACATCAACAAAAAAATGGAATGTTGCTCCTAATGTTGCTCCCGTATATTATAGTTCTATAGGAAATGGATCTTCGATCGATTCTCAATTTGCAGATAATAACAAGAACGGGCAAGTAAATATGAGTTATGGTGTACATGTTTCTTATGCTATAAATAAAAGGTTTAGTGTACGTTCTGGAGTAAATAAGGTAGATCTTAGTTATAACACCGAAGGTGTTGGTTTTTCTCCTTCGGCAGTAGGTCAAAACCTAGAAAATGTAAACTATAACTCTACCGCTGGAGCCATTTTGATTTCTGACATCGGAAACGTAAGAAATACTGATATTGGGGCTGAGTTTTCAGATATTAACAGAAATGCGATAAATCAAAAACAAAATGCAGGATTACTTAATCAGAGTATTGCCTATTTAGAAGTTCCGTTAGAAATGAAATATGCCTTGGTTGATAAAAAAATTGGAGTGAATATGATTGGTGGTATAAGTACATTATTCTTGCAGGATAATGAAATCTCTATAGAGGCTGGTGACTTTGAAACTCCTATAGGTGAAGCCAGTAATCTTAATGATGTGAGTTTTAGTGGTAATATAGGACTGGGTGTCGATTATAAAATATCAGATCAATTTGAGATTAACCTTGAACCTATTTTTAAATATCAGTTTAATGCATTTAATGATAATGCTAATAATTTTAAACCCTACTATTTTGGGGTATATACTGGAGTAAGTATCAAATTTTAA